The DNA window TTATCGTTATTACCATAAATATGAAAAAGTAATTTATAAAAATAAATAAAATATTCTATGGTTCAAGTCTTCTTCTATCGTGAGGGAATAACACGCCCTCTCGTATATTCTCTAGGTTAAGCATCTGCATTATGAGCCTATCTATACCAAGACCAAATCCACCATGTGGCGGCATTCCATATCTAAAAGGCTTGAGATATGCTTCAAAGGATGATACAGGCAGTCCTTTTTCTTTTATTCTTGTTTTAAGAACTTCTACATTATGAATCCTCTGACCACCTGAACTTATTTCAACACCTTTATAGTCCAAATCAAATGCTCTTGCTATCTCGCCATCAAAGTTAGTATAAAATGGTTTAGTGGATAGGGGGTATTTTGTCAAGAAGTAAAGATCATCACCATATTTTTCTTTGACAATATTTCCTAAAGCTTTTTCTGATTCTGTACCTAAATCTTCACCATAGTGTACATTAAATCCACTTTCTTGAAGAAGAGATATTGCCTCTTCATATTTGACTCTTCTAAAAGGTGTAGAAGGAATATTTACTTCGACACCCAATAAAGCGAGTTCATTCTTTTTAGTATCGTTAACGCATTTCAAGATGTGAGAAACTAGATTCTCAAGGATATAGATTACATCGTCTTCGTTTTCAATAAATGACATTTCTATATCTACAGCATCAGATTCTGAAAGGTGCCTTCGTGTGTTGGACTCTTCAGCTCTAAAGTAGTGAGCCATCTCGAAAACTCTGTCCATCCCAGTAGCCATCATAGTCTGTTTGTATAGCTGGGGAGACTGTGCTAGAAAAGCTTCTCTTTCGAAATATGAGAGTGGAAAAAGTTCGGTTCCACCTTCAGTTCCTGAAGCGCTTATCTTTGGAGTTTGAATTTCTACAAATGCTTGGCTCAAAAGGTACTCTCTTGCAGCCCTTAAGATTTCACTTCTAATCTTAAAAATAGCAGTTACTCTTGGTTTTCGTATATCCATGAATCTGTTGTCGAGTCTTGTGTCAATATCCGCATCAACTTTTTCAGATGGGTCAAGTGGAAGATTTGCTTCTGCCATATTTATTATTTCTATTTCGCTAGGTATCACTTCAAGCCCACCTGGAGCTTGGGGGGATGCTTTTGTATTTCCTTTAACTGCAATGATCCATTCTCTCCCTAAAGAATCCATTAATTTAAAAATCTCTTCAGAGACTTTCTTTTTAGGTGCAGTAATCTGGGCAATTCCCTCTCTATCTCTTAATAAAATGAATTTAATCCCGCCGAGGTCCCTTCTCTCATGAACCCATCCAGCGAGTACAATTTCCTCGCCATCTTTTAAATTATTTGAATAACATGTTCTTTTAAGCATTTAAGCCACCGCACATAATTTATCTTTAAGTAATTTTATTGTTTTTGAAGGTTCTGCCCTGCCTTCTGTTTCATTGACAACTTTGCCAAATAAAAAGTGTAATGCATTTTGATTTCCAGATTTAAAGTCTAAAACAGCTTTTGGATTATCAGCTATAACCTTTTCTATTATTTCAACTAATGTATCCTCAGAACTAATCTGATAAAAGTTCTTTTTATCCATGAGCACTGGGATTTCTTCACCACTATCAACAGCATCTTCAATAATCCACTTAGCATTTTTCACAGAAAGTTCTCCTCTTTCGATGAATCCTACCATATCAGATATGTGTTTTGGGTTAATTTTTGATGTTGAAACTGACAAGTTTTTTTCATTTAATCTTCGTTTAAGTTCAGTTGCGCACCACTTACCCGCTTCAAGAGGATTTGAATTTTTTGCAGACTCTTCAAATAAATCAGATAGATAAAGATCAGATATCAAAGAATCAACTATTTCTTCCCCTAATGAATATTCTTCCATAAATCTCTTCTTTTTCGCATGAGGGGATTCTGGGAGTACTGACTCAATTTCATTTAGCATCTCAGGGCTAATATAAACTGGAACTAGATCTGGGTCAGGGATATACCTATAGTCAGCAACTGTTTCTTTTTTCCTCAAGGTTTTAGTTATCATGCTTGCTTCATCAAAATGCCTTGTCTCCATCGTTATTGTTCCGCCTCTCTGTAGAACAGCTTTCTGCCTAACAATCTCATATTTCAAAGCTTTGTAGATACCCTTCACAGAGTTGACATTTTTTATTTCAATTCTATTTCCACCCATTATCGAGATGTTAACATCTGCTCTAATGGATCCTGATTCTCCTCTTATCACACCTAAATATTCAAGGGATAACAAAAGGTCTCTCAAAAATTCTCTTGCATACTCAGGGGATTTTATATCGGGTGCAGTTACTATTTCTGCCAGGGGTACACCCGATCTGTTAAAGTCAACTTTACCCTCTCTGAGTTCGTACCTACCTGGGTCTTCTTCAATATGTATCTCCCATATGCCAACGCCCATAAAGACACCGTTTCCTAAAATAGGTTGGGATGTCCTCTGATAGTTTGAAGGTAGATCAGGATAAAAATAATGTTTTCTTTGGACATAGAAAGGTTTTTCGTATGCTTTGCAACCTAAGAATAAACCTATTTTTAGGAGATTTTCTAATGCCGTTTCATTTATCCCCATAGGCTTTGATCCAGGTTGTGACGTGCATATTGGGCAAATATTATTGTTTGGAGGGGAATTAATATAGTCTGATGAGCACTCACAAAAAATCTTTTGATTAGTTTTCAATTGGACATGTATTTCAAGACCTATTTTTAGGTTCAAATCTTTGTATTTGTCTTCGTGAATCTGCAATTACATTCCCCCGCATGCTATTTCTACTGCCCTCATGCCTTTAAGCAATTTAGATTCAGATAAGCTATCGGCGTGAAGTTGTAATCCCACGGGAAGACCTTTTACTTCGCCGACAGGCTGACTTGAGGCGCAAATACCTGCAAGATTTGCACTCACAGTAAGTATGTCTGAAGAATACATAGCTAGGGGATCGGAGATTCTTTCTCCTATTTTCCAAGGGAGCGTAGGCATAGTTGGGCCAATAAGTAAATCATATGAATTAAAAATTCTTTTAAAATCCTCTTTAATGGCGCTTCTTGCCTTCAAAGCTTTTGTGTACCATCTTCCTTTAAACTCTTCCATTGTTATAAATGTTCCAAGCAGAACCCTTCTCTTGACTTCAGTCCCCATTGAAGTTTCTCTTGTATTAGAAACGGCTTCTACTATATCTTGGCCTCCTGCATAATGGCCGTATTTAAATCCATCAAATTTCGACATTGCTGATGAAAACTCACTGAACACAACTAAATAGTATATAGGTATAGAGTATTTAATATTTGGAAGGGAAACTTCTTCTATTCTTGCGCCTTGGGATTCAAGCATTCCAATTTTGTCAAGTATCATGTTTTTTATGTTTTCATCTACCCCTTCAAAGAACTCTTTAGCGTATGCAATTTTCATGTTTTTAATATCGCCATCTTTGAAGTTTTCAACTGTTTTGAGGTATGAGTTATTACTTTGAACAGTTACAGTATCTCTGGGGTCTTTACCAGAAATGACGTCAAGTAAAAGTGCTATTCCATAAGTATCTTTTGCAAAAGGGCCTGGGCCTTCTAGACTCATGGCCATATCGGAAAGACCATATCTAGAAACTAATCCATAACTTGGTTTGAAACCATATACCCCACAAAAACTTGCGGGGCATCTTATTGAACCGCCTGTATCGCTACCTATAGATAGATCAGAAAAATCAGCAGCAACTGAGGCTGCACTTCCTGAAGAACTCCCCCCAGGCACATAATCAATATTTCTAGGATTTTTAGTTGGCCCAAAATAAGAAGAAGTCCCATCTGAGCCACATGCAAATTCATCCATGTTACACTTACCAATTATGATTCCATCTTCCTTCTTAATCAAGTTAGTAACAGTTGCATCGTAGGGCGCTATATAATTCTCCAATACTTTTGAACCACAAGTCATTCTAGTATTATAGACTGCAATATTATCTTTAATAGAAACAACAAGACCAGAAAGCTTTCCCTGAGTTCCATTATTTATTTTTTTTTGGATTTCCTTTGAAGATTTTTCGGCTTCCTCGGTACCCAAGGTAATAAAAGCGTTTATTTCCTTATTCCTTTTTTCAATCTCTTCAATTTTTTTATGAAGATGTTCTTCTACTGACTTGGATAATAAATCCTCAATGAGATCTCTAGTAAACATGATATCACTAAATCAAAGATTTCTTGGAACGACTATAAAATCGTCTTCTATTTTATTAAAGTTAGATCTAATTCTATTAATATTATTGAAGGGTTTTGGTTCTGAATCTTTTCTCAAAACATTGACGTTTTCTACTACATAATAAAGTTCTTTTTCGCCAACTTTAATCTCATCAATAATTGAAAATTCTTCAAGAATTCTCTCAAATTCTTCGCGGAATTTTTCTTTTTCTTTATCAGAAAGCTTTAATCTAGCAATTTCTGAAACTCTCTCTATAACACTGTCATTGATAATGGTTTCTACCATTTTTACCCCTTCAAAATTTAAAGTTGTTGTCTTAAGATTGCATATAAATGTTTCTCTTATAATCTGGCTAGATTAAGCCTTTAAAAGCCTTGAGAATGTCAACATCTCTCAGGATACCAATAAGCGCATTATCTTCCCCAATTACGGCAATATATCTTGTTCCGTCTTTTTGAAGCGTTTCAATAGCTTGAGATATTGATAAATTCTGATTAATTGTCGAATATTCCTTTTTCAAATAGTTTGAAACTGGTTTATTTGGCAAATAGAAATTACTAGTGCCTATTAGCACTGAGGATTTCCAGTTCCAATCCCAATCATCTCCAGACTCGCCTTTTGTAGCATCTGATTCGGTTATCCCACTTATTATTTCTCCTGAATGAATCATATCTGTCGTATCTAATAACCCTACAAATTTTCCTTTTTCGTCAAGAACGCCAAGAAATGAAACTTTAAAGTTCAACATTACTTTAGAAGCAATATACGTGGGAGTTTTTTCCCATACGCTCATAAAATAATTGTGATCGATATACTCGGTGATTGATTTTTTAAGTTTATACTTTTTACTGACTAAAGGAAGTAGTTGTTTTAAAGAGATAATACCAATAACATTGCCATTATCGACTATGGGCAGATAATAAAAATCTCCACTTAAAAATAATGAAATGACTTTTTCAATATTATCTTTCTTATTTATAACTGGGATTTCTCTCCTCATTATTAAGGCCAATTGTTCTTCTTCTGGTTTTGAAAGTATGTCATTAATAGTAATAATACCAAGAAATGTGTCAGTGCCTTCTTTTAATGCGATTAGCTCAGATATATCATTTTTCTTCATTGTTTCTATTGCAAGGGCCCTATCGCTAGGTATACTGAATTTTAAGAAATCCCTTATTATAATTTCGTCTAAATTCATTTTACTCCCTCATTACGATAAATTTATATAATGAATAAACTTTTTTTTGTTAGTGATTATATGGTAAAGAGAAAACCGCAGGCTGTTGGGGGTGCTATGCCCGCAACTGGTGCTGGACTCATCAGATATTTTGATGAAGATGAAGGAGGATTAAAAATCCGTCCTGAAATAGTAGTCGTGATCTGTGTTTTCGTCATTGTAGTCGGCATACTATTACAGATTTTTGGGGCAGAACTATTAGGCTTTTAATATATTTTATAGGTCGTCCTCTTTTTTATATTCTTTACTAAATTTCTTGAATGGATTTTCTTTCCCAAATGAATTGTTAGATACACATTCGTCACCATCAGTAGAAGTTTCGTTTACCGAAATATTTCTTTCTTTTGTAAAATTTAACTCTCTTGGTTCATCTTCTAACTTCTCTTCTTCTCCAAAAAGAGCAAATTCGTCCTTCATTATCTCATCAAATTTAGTTTGTTTATCTAGATCAAGTGTTTCTTCAATCTCATCTTCAATTGGTTTGTACGATGGTTCAGAAACAACAAATGGAGAAGATTTGATTATGGGATCGTTAGCATCAAGTTTTTGAATAAATCTTTTAGATGCTTCTAGTTCTCCCTCTTGTTTTGCACATTTCAGTCTTAATTCGTTAAATTCTTCTTCCATTTTAAGCATTTTATTCAATTTAAATTCAAGTTCAGATTTATCTTCTTTTAAGACTTTCAGTTTTCTTAATGAGTTTTCAACTTCATCATTTAACTCGTTGAGCTTTATTTTCAGACTATCATTTTCTGCTTTGTACATTTTCGCTTTTTTTATTTCTTCTAATGGAGGAAGTTTCCCCTTTGATACCACTATACAATCTTTTCCTACAGATACTATTTCATCTGCTACCAAAGTTATCTTTGTTTCAAATCTCAAAAGTTTTGATTCTGAACGAGAAAGGCCATAACTCTCGGCACTCTGCCCAAGTTTCATATGAATAAGAATTTTACCTTCGACCATCTCAATGTCAACATTTTTTACAAATCCTTTTATCGTACCAGAAATATCCACTAATAGTTTATTGGTAAACTGACCTTCAGCACCCGACATTAAATCCATATATATCCCTCTTTAATCATTAAAATATAATGTTTATAAGTGAATATATTATTTAAACTTATGGTTTATTTTTCTAAAATTCGTCTATCTTAGTTTGCTTTAATCCTCTTTCATCATAATGTTTTCCAGAAACTAGAGCTTCGGAAATTCTTTCTCCCAATATTTTTTTAATAGAAGGTAGATTATCGATGTTCACCATATTTCTATTTTTTATTCCCTCGTTATATAATCTTCTGGCTCTTATCCTTCCAATACCTTTTAGTTCAACAAGATCTATTAATTCTTCTTTAATACCATATTTGACTCTCGTTCTTAAAGTTTTTATTTGGGAAACATTTCTCCTAAATATATGGCCTATTCTTTCAAGTGAATACAAAAGCCAATCCATATTATCTCTAAGTCTCTGTAAATCTCCCTCGCCAATCCCATATTTTAATACTAATACCTCTTCTTTTTCTTCGTTTATCCAATCATAAAAAAGCATTGCCGTTTTGAATTGGGATATGAAAAATTCAAATTCTGCTTCTTCGTAAGTGGAATCAGGAATATCTGTAATAATCTTCTCCCAGAACTCTGAAAGTGCTTCATGATAAACTTCAAACTCTTTTTTTCTTAAGTAAAGCGTTGGCATATCAGGAGTAGCACATAGTAAATGAAGGATTCCTATATCATTAAATCTGTCTTTCAGTATGCCATCTCTCATTATAATTGCAGATTTAGGGTCAATGTATAGTTTTGAGACTACAGAACCCAAAGGAGTTGATGAAAAATCTTTTTCTAAAAGGCTATTTTCTATTAAAAAATCAAGGTTCTTATCGATTAAGGGAACAATTAATTCAGGATCTTCCTTAAAGGCATAAAATGTTCTATTGAAGAAATTGTGTAGGTCTCCTCTGTCTTTAACGAATTCTGATGCAATAAGAGAAAGAACATGTGCCCTTAATCCACCTTCAGTTGCAAGTTTTGACGATATTGGGAAGGGTTCAGATTCTATATATTCTTTAAACAAAAAATCTTTTTCTTCTTCTCTTTTTGCAATTAATATAGCCTCACCAGTAGAATCATATTTTGGCCTTCCAGCCCTCCCCATCATTTGGGCTATTTCAATTCTAGGTATCTTTATTGATCCAAAATTTGAATCAAATCGAAAATAATCCTTTATTATAACTCTCCTTGCAGGTAGATTTACGCCAGCTGCAAGAGTAGGAGTTGCTACGATGATTTTTATTAAATTATTAATGAAAAAATCTTCAACTTTTTTTCTGTCTTCGGATAATAAACCAGCGTGATGAAATCCTATCCCATGCCGAAATAATTTTTCTAGCTTCTTGCCAGATGTAGTATCTGAAAATCCTCCTTCGTTATTAAGTATAGAAAATCTTTTTGCGAGCTTTTCTGATGTAGATTCGGCTGCTCTTCTACTATTTACAAAAATTAAAACCTGGCCTTCGTCATCTATAGAATCTTTTGATAACTGGTAAACTGGGTCTTCTACAGGCCCAATATCTTTTTCTTCATTTTCAAAAAATATTATCTTATTTAGGAGAACTCCTTTCTTCAAAGGTACGGGTCTCCATTCAGATTTCACTAAAACTGCTTTTAGCCATGAAGCTATTTCATCTGCATTTGAGATTGTTGCAGATAATCCGATTATTCTTTTATCTGATAACTTTGAAATAACTATCTCAAGTGTT is part of the Methanofastidiosum sp. genome and encodes:
- the gatB gene encoding Asp-tRNA(Asn)/Glu-tRNA(Gln) amidotransferase subunit GatB, which translates into the protein MQIHEDKYKDLNLKIGLEIHVQLKTNQKIFCECSSDYINSPPNNNICPICTSQPGSKPMGINETALENLLKIGLFLGCKAYEKPFYVQRKHYFYPDLPSNYQRTSQPILGNGVFMGVGIWEIHIEEDPGRYELREGKVDFNRSGVPLAEIVTAPDIKSPEYAREFLRDLLLSLEYLGVIRGESGSIRADVNISIMGGNRIEIKNVNSVKGIYKALKYEIVRQKAVLQRGGTITMETRHFDEASMITKTLRKKETVADYRYIPDPDLVPVYISPEMLNEIESVLPESPHAKKKRFMEEYSLGEEIVDSLISDLYLSDLFEESAKNSNPLEAGKWCATELKRRLNEKNLSVSTSKINPKHISDMVGFIERGELSVKNAKWIIEDAVDSGEEIPVLMDKKNFYQISSEDTLVEIIEKVIADNPKAVLDFKSGNQNALHFLFGKVVNETEGRAEPSKTIKLLKDKLCAVA
- the gatC gene encoding Asp-tRNA(Asn)/Glu-tRNA(Gln) amidotransferase subunit GatC — its product is MVETIINDSVIERVSEIARLKLSDKEKEKFREEFERILEEFSIIDEIKVGEKELYYVVENVNVLRKDSEPKPFNNINRIRSNFNKIEDDFIVVPRNL
- the gatA gene encoding Asp-tRNA(Asn)/Glu-tRNA(Gln) amidotransferase subunit GatA, whose translation is MFTRDLIEDLLSKSVEEHLHKKIEEIEKRNKEINAFITLGTEEAEKSSKEIQKKINNGTQGKLSGLVVSIKDNIAVYNTRMTCGSKVLENYIAPYDATVTNLIKKEDGIIIGKCNMDEFACGSDGTSSYFGPTKNPRNIDYVPGGSSSGSAASVAADFSDLSIGSDTGGSIRCPASFCGVYGFKPSYGLVSRYGLSDMAMSLEGPGPFAKDTYGIALLLDVISGKDPRDTVTVQSNNSYLKTVENFKDGDIKNMKIAYAKEFFEGVDENIKNMILDKIGMLESQGARIEEVSLPNIKYSIPIYYLVVFSEFSSAMSKFDGFKYGHYAGGQDIVEAVSNTRETSMGTEVKRRVLLGTFITMEEFKGRWYTKALKARSAIKEDFKRIFNSYDLLIGPTMPTLPWKIGERISDPLAMYSSDILTVSANLAGICASSQPVGEVKGLPVGLQLHADSLSESKLLKGMRAVEIACGGM
- the aspS gene encoding aspartate--tRNA(Asn) ligase — translated: MLKRTCYSNNLKDGEEIVLAGWVHERRDLGGIKFILLRDREGIAQITAPKKKVSEEIFKLMDSLGREWIIAVKGNTKASPQAPGGLEVIPSEIEIINMAEANLPLDPSEKVDADIDTRLDNRFMDIRKPRVTAIFKIRSEILRAAREYLLSQAFVEIQTPKISASGTEGGTELFPLSYFEREAFLAQSPQLYKQTMMATGMDRVFEMAHYFRAEESNTRRHLSESDAVDIEMSFIENEDDVIYILENLVSHILKCVNDTKKNELALLGVEVNIPSTPFRRVKYEEAISLLQESGFNVHYGEDLGTESEKALGNIVKEKYGDDLYFLTKYPLSTKPFYTNFDGEIARAFDLDYKGVEISSGGQRIHNVEVLKTRIKEKGLPVSSFEAYLKPFRYGMPPHGGFGLGIDRLIMQMLNLENIREGVLFPHDRRRLEP
- a CDS encoding DEAD/DEAH box helicase, which encodes MNIEGLPLTKGDICLLQSKGYSKLYPPQEEAVIKGLLSDKNLILAIPTASGKTLIAILAILKSLKEGKKAIYLVPLRALADEKYREFKELGLNVGISTGDYDHLDYTLKKYSVLILTIERCDSLLRNDTDFFNDFSLVIYDEIHLIDSPNRGATLEIVISKLSDKRIIGLSATISNADEIASWLKAVLVKSEWRPVPLKKGVLLNKIIFFENEEKDIGPVEDPVYQLSKDSIDDEGQVLIFVNSRRAAESTSEKLAKRFSILNNEGGFSDTTSGKKLEKLFRHGIGFHHAGLLSEDRKKVEDFFINNLIKIIVATPTLAAGVNLPARRVIIKDYFRFDSNFGSIKIPRIEIAQMMGRAGRPKYDSTGEAILIAKREEEKDFLFKEYIESEPFPISSKLATEGGLRAHVLSLIASEFVKDRGDLHNFFNRTFYAFKEDPELIVPLIDKNLDFLIENSLLEKDFSSTPLGSVVSKLYIDPKSAIIMRDGILKDRFNDIGILHLLCATPDMPTLYLRKKEFEVYHEALSEFWEKIITDIPDSTYEEAEFEFFISQFKTAMLFYDWINEEKEEVLVLKYGIGEGDLQRLRDNMDWLLYSLERIGHIFRRNVSQIKTLRTRVKYGIKEELIDLVELKGIGRIRARRLYNEGIKNRNMVNIDNLPSIKKILGERISEALVSGKHYDERGLKQTKIDEF
- a CDS encoding preprotein translocase subunit Sec61beta — its product is MVKRKPQAVGGAMPATGAGLIRYFDEDEGGLKIRPEIVVVICVFVIVVGILLQIFGAELLGF
- a CDS encoding CBS domain-containing protein encodes the protein MNLDEIIIRDFLKFSIPSDRALAIETMKKNDISELIALKEGTDTFLGIITINDILSKPEEEQLALIMRREIPVINKKDNIEKVISLFLSGDFYYLPIVDNGNVIGIISLKQLLPLVSKKYKLKKSITEYIDHNYFMSVWEKTPTYIASKVMLNFKVSFLGVLDEKGKFVGLLDTTDMIHSGEIISGITESDATKGESGDDWDWNWKSSVLIGTSNFYLPNKPVSNYLKKEYSTINQNLSISQAIETLQKDGTRYIAVIGEDNALIGILRDVDILKAFKGLI